Within the Cydia pomonella isolate Wapato2018A chromosome 10, ilCydPomo1, whole genome shotgun sequence genome, the region gtttaaaaaccgcaaaggcgcgtgaaaaaatggtcaagccgcataggtagcgtttattgaattactactcttttgagcacggaataagattcattatgaactaatacagaattctaacagaatagctgtctgatctccattggtgcgtctaaggtaggcgactaaacgctctcaaaccagcttaacttgtgacactgcgatccgaaacaaagatacgcattcgaagacctcgcttgcactggtaatgcgagcgcacggctagctagcgccaaggaagcaatgttatgtttctcgaggagcaggtaaaaaacagggccggattttcacacaaatatatttgggtggttttacgaaataacgctaactcttcagacttctaacaaactgacactgtttgtatggtttgcttgaaagagttagcgtgatttgactctaaacgatatgcatattttgttttatatttatttattttatgtttatgttacttatttttttgttgactcataatataaatttgtataaatgttttactaaatgtgtactctattgtaaataatatctttattttagtgtacataattataacatataggtctattttaacattagtagtacgggattgttaaatggatatacatatttattactattttaccattgttttattgtttattaaaaattagcctgtttaaagtttaaaattagcaaacaactgtttaaacagttgattataaaaatgagtatatctcgttattattgtaattacacaaacccattctgttagatgtgtacctactatttaaatagtgttatgttttatctctttaattaaggacgtaaaaccacccaaatatatttgtgtgaaaatccggccctgttttttacctgctcctcgagaaacataacattgcttccttggcgctagctagccgtgcgctctcattaccagtgcaagcgaggtcttcgaatacgtatctttgtttcggatcgcagtgtcacaagttaagctgatttgagagcgtttagtcgcctaccttagacgcaccaatagagatcagacagctattctgttagaattctgtattagttcataatgaatcttattccgtgctcaatagagtagtaattcaataaacgctacctatgcggcttgaccattttttcatagtggcacgcgccttttcggtttttaaacaatagataagacgataatccgtagaagctcacggagaaaaatagaaactatacattGCTGcttggtaaatttaaaaaataataattactggGTAAAAGAACTTCTTCATTCACGATTACACGGGTGAATTCTATGTCTAAGTTTGATTTATTGCTCATATttgatttacacactgtatatcaaTAAGGGCCAAAatgatatagatcgtgtcattcacgaaacgGATATTTTTAGTCAGATTTGACAGTTCTGtgtgtcatcgtggatgacactataaatagttgtaaataaaaactgcaataaaattgtatgagaTATGTTTGCAATTTGTATTTTGGTTATGATTAAACATTCAATTCaactaggtatatttatttactcgttttaaatattatatatggtaacttattatcaaaataatagGTAAGGTAGAggaaaatatcaaattacaaaACCAGGTTAAAATGCAGTCGATGTAAACTTTACACTTTAAAGGAACTgcgtatttataattatttaaatgtaaattgtacAATTATATTTTCTGGGTAAATCTTATTGTATTGTGCAATCGAATATTTCCGCCAATAGTTTTCtaaatagatataatatatacagaatGTACTTTTGATACGATTACATATGCTAAGAGTTGTTAGTGTAGTATAGGCACAAACTAAATACTTAGGACtcttatttttcattaaagaAATATTCGATAAAtcactaatttgtttttattcaattactTAGAGTTAAGggataaattcaaaatttatgttaagagggaagtataccacgttattttcaataaaaaacgaGAAAACGTTTTTACCAACTCTAAATATTATCCATTCTCtatgattttttaatattttattgacactaagaaaaactaaaatattaaattcctttttttaaatttgtaaaaataataataattattttttctattaaaaaaagcgaagcctataaacctagaatatattatgctgaagcgatcgatatcaaaatcaaGGTGATTGTTAATATTTAGTAGTGGAAAACTTTTTCTCccgaaatataatttcatagaaaaaataccgttatttcgctcgattcgaaaagctattcttccctcttataaTCGTTTCCTAGCACTAAGAAATATTGTTcgtatcatccacgatgacgcacagatttgtaaaatctaacctttaataacatgacattacgagtcaaggcacgcttCTTCGTGAATTTCACGATCTATACGCATCGTTTCAATCTGTAGTTGTAtgaaaatacacgctgtatgtTAGcagcaccaatcatgggacatttaagagaaaatttggagtatttttgatatttcaccgacatctgtaaaacttctaccgctttatgatttaaaagttgaatatccaatttgtcctttatgttttctatgtattgaataAAAGCTACtacaattggtttcaatatcattaaccaattaaaacaatggttttttgctcctgtCATGGGACgaatggcgccattaattttcaaactaacaaatatcaatgatttAACTTAATAGGGTcgtaacaaaattaaacttaagcagctctttggttttttttaatcgtaaaatgttgccagcgattaaaaactgatggtaaatacttcttttacaggatttgtccataCCAACCCATaattgtagatacttttgacgcgtagtcttaTCGATCTGCTACTTTAGATGATGAATATACGCATAAAGTGCTAAGCTTTTATCTGAACCGATTCTACCTGCGTGTCTGTACAAACGAAAACACAAATCTGTGAGATAAACCAACGCCCATGACGGACGGCTGACAGGTAATAAACTCCTGGGCGTCTCGTGACGGACAGACCAAGCTTAATGCTATGCAAATAGAACTCACGCACATACGAGTAACTGACTTGTTCGCGATTCTTCCAACCGCTTGCCACTTGTATGCACAATTGATGCCATAAACATAATATGaagattttcatattttttataaatacatacagtGTTTAACTAAACGTGAAGCAACTCAAACCCTTGATGCGATTTCGAGgtttgtcccatagtaaaagttcctCAGTATGAACTAAAAAATTAACGAGTTTGAGTAATTACTTTACATTCAGTTACATTCTGAATATAATTGTTGGTGTTATAATTGATAAATTTGTgttaattgttatttataagtttGTAAAAGCCACTATCTTATGTCAAGTAACATTCAATATTAAggttacttaattaaattacttgTATTAGTTATTGTTATGTACAAGCTAAGTATTTATGGCCCATTATGGTTTCAACCATAAAAAATGTGTAACTACTATCTAACAATTTAATATGGAAgcaagtaataaattaatacattaataatcacaattagaaaaaaaatcgttagGACAAATTGTATCACGGAATAAAATGTTAGAACTGCAATTAGTGCAATAACGATTAGGATATAGACTTAAGAACAAAATTATACCAAATTGCTATTATGGAACACAATTTTAGTACAAATGGTAATGGTaatggtggtggtggtggtggtaatGGTAATGGTATGGTGGTAATGGTATGGTGGTCAGTATGGTAAGTCAATCTACATCTACAAACGATCTACCATAAGATGGCCGCCATGCCACTAGTGATGTGACACGGCAGTGATGTGAGGAACCGATAACGAAGTTGCCGCCTTTTATTAGTACAAGGATATTATATATCCATCGGCGTTCTGATGACTgggttggcctagtgggtagtgaccctgcctatgaagccgatggtcccaggttcgaatcctgctaagggcatttatttgtgtgatgggtacgaatatttgttcctgagtcatggctgtttttataaatattcaaatattatatttatcgttgtctacgtaaccacaacacaagccttattgagtttactgtgggacttagtcatttTGCGTAgtagtgtcctataatatttatttatttatccataaCTACCGATGCCCTGTCGTCTTCCAACAGTTTTCTGAGCTTTTGACCAGATCGTCGGTCCAAAGAACATCGTACATGCCGTTCTCCTTTTTTGCGGTTcggaaaccgcaagaaattagtCACTGTGCTTTCTAACTAAGGCTATAGGTAGATAGGTTATAATCATACATTGGGGGCACAAAAAaaacttccatatttatttcatttcctaggaatgaatctgtttttgttaattaattttcgcattccattcatttttatatataagtagcTTGTCTCTTTTTCTTTAGTTGTTAACAAGTACACATTTCTCGGCGTGGGCGTAAAAGTGACTAAAAAGCAACTGTACAATTTGTATACTATAAGCGCtttaattttggaacgcctataacctatctgCTTTCTTGCTTACCCTCGACTTTATTTAAAGTCTACCCTAAATTTACAATTAAACAAATTACCAAACAAATTTGAATAAGCAACAGACAaatgaaaaaatcaaaagaCACTTTTCAAattatccggctcgaaggaccaacaTTTTCAATAGCGAGAGAATGGACTGTAAttcgaaaaaggggggcgatagggaatgaaatttaggggccGGTACGAGTAGAGCAAGAAAGTTGTCATATGTAATATCATTGTTTCCCAATGATTGAATGAGCTATGATAGTTGAATTGAATCTATCGTAGGAACACCAAACGTCATATCTTTGTAGGGCGTTAATGTCAGTTACGACCCTATTGGATCTTTAGGTCGAATAGCCGCAGTTATCTCGGCGTGTAGTAGATTTAAGAGGATTAATGCTATGCGGACGAATCAGCGCAGGCACGCGAGCGCTGTGGCCAGGCTTTTAAGATTTTTGTTAGAAGGAAATGAAATCAAAACCTCGCTTTTGATATTTTTCATGACCGTTTATTTTCAAAATCGAAGTACCTTAATTTTATCAATACTAGGTTTTTTGCTCTGCTTTCGAAATTAGGCATTGCATTCAAGCATTCGCCAAGCTAGTTGAAATCCATCGGGTAGGTTTTAAATGAATATGTTAATAATTACAAATGTAGTCACTATTGGAAATGTGGACACCCTACACCCACAGCAGGAGGTAGATGCCACTTCGGGTCGAGCTGCCAACTCCACAACGTGCCGGAGATACATAACGCTCGTCTTATGTAAATACTCGCGTGGCTCGGGGAACAATTAGCGAGGCTGATAAAACAGGTGCCAGTAATTTTAGTTAACGGCTCTGAATTGGATCAcacaataataaatactatacatCTGTAGGAATAAAACTTTCGCAAAGCGCTTTCTTACAATGAGTCTACAGCTGCCTCCTACCTCGTATACCTTTTTGATACGAAGGATCGATCttaaaaactttaacaaaagtctagacggcctgattcgaactttaagatacgtcaaacatttggtAAAGATACGACATGGATTAGAGGTGTCCaaagtcaaaagtgacgtttttcaaacaaaaacgtcacttgacattgatatatccaattcatatcgtatctttaggcaATATTCaaagtatcttaaagttcgaatcgtgcCGCCTAGTTTGTTAAGTAGCCGTGAGTCATTCTCCACGTATACACGAGGGCCTGGCCAAGATGACATTCGTTAATATAAAACGCCTGCCGAAACTTAAACAATGTATAGAAACAGTCACTTGACCTTCCTTCGCAGCATATGTCAGCCcgacacatttatttttgttggcTTTTGGTGGCGTACTAAACTAACATCGACATCACAACTCGGAGAGGGCAAGTTTCATACGGTGGTTGAATATATTCACCTCgtacatttttgtttacttcaatcaaaaaaaattacaaaaagccttaaactactaatcttCCAAACtacagtacagtttgttggcagaaaaaactaaatctaccctccTATTAGGGTATTAGgtgtattaggtaggtattaggtaggtaggtaggtaggtattgttTAAAGCTGAGCAAAAGCGACCGTCGCTTTGATGGCTCTGACATCTTCACTGTTATTTCCTGAAGCACCATTCAgatttaagaggcaacaggaggggtaatttctccatacaaacgtactcgactgtttctttcgtagtttttgaagctagagcattgtttttttcaacacagattattattattactgtctgtgttggactgttttgatatttttgtttcttaaggcgcttgtgcacttcaaatatccgcaaaaacggcctaattgaCTAGGCCGCAAatagaagcatggtattcaaaactgacatcaattagcctaaaaagcgaAACAGTctgacacagataatttcattaccatttagatctcaaaatttcgttacatttggttaagttttggaggaggaaacagtctgTAAAATACACAATAACTGTAACATCACAGAACCACTCTCGACACAACCGCCCGGCGCCACGGTTAACAGTCAACTACCCCCACTCCTGCAGGTGCAGTATACTACATCCCTTCCTTATTAACGAAAATAAAAGAGTACTGATTCGATCTGATTTGTAAACATTCAGTTATTTGAAAatcgatacattttttatatttcagctAATTATAGATTCAACACAACAATCATATTAATCTTCATTTTGATCTTGGTCCGCGTGAGGTGCATTGCTGCTGTTTTGATTTATAACAGCCCATTCACCAGTTTCAGTTTTCTTGAGGTGAACAACATTTCTGCGATATTCTTTTCCAGTCACGTCATTCCTTACTCTAACATCACCACCGCTTACATCTGTAACAGTGTGCGATTCAGGATTGAAGTTGGGAGTAAGTTTGTTATCTCTTATCAAGTTTTTCACGTAGACCTTTTCACCGATTTCTAGATTACTATCTTTTGCTTTCCTCTTCGTATCAGTGTATTCCCGTcccttttctttcttttctttatcCCTATCTCTTACATCTGAATCGAGTATTTTGCACTCCATATCAGCCACTGTGGGTATTTTGTCTCGGAACTGCCTTCGGAAGAAGAGTTCTGAAGGTGTTTTACCTGTAGTGGTGTGTGGAGTGCTGTTGTACATAATTAAGTATTCTAGGAGATCATCCTTCCAGTTCTTTTTTTCTACTTGGCTGATTTTCAGCCGTTTAAGGATATCTCTGTTTTGGCGTTCGACTTCGCCGTTCATTTGTGGCCAATAAGGGattgtattatatataacaATATTGCATTCCTTACAGAAAGTCTTGAAGGTCTCACTGGTAAACTGGTTACCATTATCGCATGTCAGAGTCACAGGATATCCCAACCGGGAGAATATTTCTTTTAGAACACTAACGGTGTCTACAGCTGTGATACTTCGCATAATCTTGATTTCTTTGTAGCGACTATAGTAGTCGATGAGAACCAGTAAGTAATCATTTGATGGCAGAGGTCCTAAAAAGTCAACCGCAACATCGATCCAGGGTTCGACTGGAAGCTCTCGTCTCTTAATAGGGTGTGGGGGGTTAGGTGCTGAAACGAGTGTGCATCCTTTACAGGCCTTAACTCTGTTTTCTGCATCTCGATCTATCTTTGGCCACCACACTTTAGTTCTGAGACGAGTCTTCATGGCTACTATGCCAGGATGACCTTGATGTGCAGCTTCCAGTACTCTGTCTCGAAGTTCTTTGGGGATAATCAATTTGTTCCCTCTTAAAGCAATATTTCCTTGAAAACAGATCTCAGTTTGGAAAGCTTTATAAGCGCTAATAGATTCATGCCATTTGTTTTCATAGATTCCGCTTTTAAGCGCCATTATTTCTTCATCTGTGGCACAGACGGCTTCAATTTCTTTTAATGGTACTGCTGTCGGCCTGCTGTATTGTACGATcgcattaatataattttcattgtcAAACGGTTTGGGACTAATTGATTGGCAAAGCCGAGAAATGGGGTCGGCGATATTGTCCTTGCCTGGCCGGTAAATTACTTTGTACTTGTAAGCCTGCAAGCGGAGAACCCAGCGCTCAATACGTGCGCATGGTTTAGATCTGGGACCAAATATGGTTTCCAAAGGCTTGTGGTCGCTTATAATCTCAAACTCTTTGCCGAACAAATACGTTTTAAAATGTTCGACTGCCCAGACGAGGGCCAAAGCCTCTTTCTCGGTCTGGCAATACCTTTTTTCACAATCGGTTAGGCTCTTATTACCGAACGCTATGATACGAGGACCATTTCGATCTATTTGTATCAGCAGGGCTCCAAGACCCACGGGAGATGCATCAGCCACTATTTGTGTTCTGTCAGCTGGATTATAATAGCCCAATGTTTGTATATTTGACAGACTCGCTTTTAATGTATCAAACGCTTGTTCTTGAGAGCTAGTCCAATATTTACGAAGGTCCGTCGTTTTGCTCAATTTAAGTCGTACAAGCTGACGAAGGGGCTCCGTTAATGATGCCAAATTAGGGATCCACTTCCCCACATAATTCACCAATCCGAGGAAACTTTGAATCTCTTCAACATTGGTTGGTCTCTTCGCCGATTGAATGGCTAGGATATATTTATCAAGTGGTTTTACCCCGTTTGCAGTGAGTTCATGGCCAAGGAACTCAATTTTATTTGTCTTGTAAATGCATTTAGCTTCATTGAGTAGGACATCGTTGTCCTTCAACACCTGTAGGACTTTCTTGAGCCGTGTATCATGTTCTTTTTCATCAGATCCGTATATAATGATGTCGTCGATGAAATTTGCAGTACCTTCACATCCTAACAACATCTTCTCTAGCACCTTTTGGAACATTTCCGGCGCGCATGACACCCCAAACATTAATCTTTTGTACCGAAATAATCCTTTACTGGTGCTGAAGGTTGTAATGTGTCTGCTGTCTTCGTCAATCTCCAGTTGATGAAAAGCATTTTTTATGTCAAGCCGAGAAAAGAATTTCGCTTGTCTGAAATGGGGTAGCAACTCATCCATCGTAGGAAGAGGATGATTCTCCCTTATAATAGCTTCATTAGCCCTCCTCATGTCGATACAAATCCGAAGGTCGCCATTTTCCTTGAGCACAGGTACCATGGGCGATACCCATTGCGAAGGCCCGTTGACCTCTTCGATGATGTCGGCTTCTAGTAGTTCTGTTAGTTTTGAATTTACCTTTGCTTCCAAAGGTATCGGTATTCTTCTATACGGTTGGATAACCGGTTTTACCTTATCATCGATTGGGATTTGAATTTTAACACCTTTGAATTTGGGAAATGTACTGATGTTGTTAACCGGTATGCCAGTCTGAAGGACGCCGAGTTGTTTTGCAGTAATCCTTCCCAAAAGGTTACGCGACCCGTTTCGAATGACATATAGGGTAGCCATTGTTTCAAGTCCATCACGAATATATATCTGCGCCTCGAATTTCCCCGTCACATCTAGTGGCGTTTGACTGCCGTAAGCCACTAATGTCTTGTCAGGATGTGCGATTTGATTTGCGGTTTTCACGTTATGGCTCTTTAAATACTCCCACGTTTCATCAGTAATGATATTACATCTACATCCAGAGTCTATTAACATCTCAATAGTGACACCACCGACCTGACAGTTGATAACTTCGTCGTTATCTAGATGGAATACATAATCCACTTCTTCGGTATCCTTTTGTGGGTGGTCAAACCTTTGCCTTTTtgcattattaaatttatcatCTTTTTTGTGTTCAAATTTCCGCTTCAGCTTTTTAGTTTTACAGTAATCTTTAAAATGTCCGATAATCCcacatttcaaacattttttgtcCATAGCAGGGCATTCGGGTGCAAATGACAAGTGTTTATTGCTACCGCATCGATAACAAGTCTTTGACGTGCCTCTTGCTGGTAATTTCCTggtatcaattttatttatgtccGATTTATCCATGTCACCCGCCTTCATTGACCCAGTTTTTCCAAACGTGTCTAGTTGCCTATTGACAGTCTCCAGTGTGGTCGCTATAGTTATCACTTGCTGTAAAGTGACACTATCGCCGGCCGACAAAATCTTTTTCCGCAATTCGGAGCTATTTCCTTTTTCGATGATTTGGTCAATTAAATTTTCGTCCCTTGCCGTAAATTTACATTTGTCAGCCTGTTGCCGAAGTCTCACAAGAAAAGCTTCAAACCTTTCCCCTTCATCTTGTTTCATAAGCCTAAATATGTAGCGTTCATAATATCTACTCTGCTTAGGGGAAAAATAAGCATCTAATTTTTCCATAGCCACATTATAGACGTCGACGTCAGTAGCTTTTTCGGCGTGAGCACCCGGCAAATTGTAATATACTTCTTGCAGAGCAAGCCCACCGAGATGTAGTAAAGTGGCCCGCTTTACCACATCTTCCTCGATATTAGCGGCCAGGAAGTATATCTCCAGCGCCCGTTTCCATTTTTCCCATCTTACACCGACGGAAACCGGATCGCCTCCACAATCGAAATTGTCTAGACTTGGTATAGTTGATGTTACTTGGGTCATTTTGGTGCGATCTGCAACAACACGCAATTCTGTATAGTATAATTTGCAACTACACAGGATCTATTGACCACCAATTAATAGTCACTACATGACTAAATCACACATCCCTACCATAGTAAGCATCCACTTCCAGGGTCTATCATATTGACCTTTCATATAAAAGTCTTTCAAATCACTTCTATATACGACCTGTCAAATTAGCCTCTAATATAAAGCTCAATGTTAACATTAACCACAGCAAGCATGGTCTATCATATTGACCTTCCATATAAAAGTCTTCAGAAtcacttttattattatgtggTCTATCAAATTGACCTCTCATATATCAACTTTAATCCAGGCAAACCCATGGCCTATCATATTGACCTTTCATATAAAAGTCTTCTATAACACTTTTAATATCCACATGGTCTGTCAAATTGACCTTTCATACCCGtacaacaatacaataataacagTGAAATTATGGTCTGTCATATTGACCTCGCATGTAACTAATATACTCACAATACGTAGGTACCGGCATGGCCCGTCGTATGGACCTCTTAAACCAAACATTTAATAGTACCGTACCTATTATGAGatcttatttacttaaatacatacatttatgtATACGCCAAAATACCGTTAATGACTTTCCACTTAATACGAGTAACACTCGTCAA harbors:
- the LOC133522256 gene encoding uncharacterized protein K02A2.6-like; this encodes MTQVTSTIPSLDNFDCGGDPVSVGVRWEKWKRALEIYFLAANIEEDVVKRATLLHLGGLALQEVYYNLPGAHAEKATDVDVYNVAMEKLDAYFSPKQSRYYERYIFRLMKQDEGERFEAFLVRLRQQADKCKFTARDENLIDQIIEKGNSSELRKKILSAGDSVTLQQVITIATTLETVNRQLDTFGKTGSMKAGDMDKSDINKIDTRKLPARGTSKTCYRCGSNKHLSFAPECPAMDKKCLKCGIIGHFKDYCKTKKLKRKFEHKKDDKFNNAKRQRFDHPQKDTEEVDYVFHLDNDEVINCQVGGVTIEMLIDSGCRCNIITDETWEYLKSHNVKTANQIAHPDKTLVAYGSQTPLDVTGKFEAQIYIRDGLETMATLYVIRNGSRNLLGRITAKQLGVLQTGIPVNNISTFPKFKGVKIQIPIDDKVKPVIQPYRRIPIPLEAKVNSKLTELLEADIIEEVNGPSQWVSPMVPVLKENGDLRICIDMRRANEAIIRENHPLPTMDELLPHFRQAKFFSRLDIKNAFHQLEIDEDSRHITTFSTSKGLFRYKRLMFGVSCAPEMFQKVLEKMLLGCEGTANFIDDIIIYGSDEKEHDTRLKKVLQVLKDNDVLLNEAKCIYKTNKIEFLGHELTANGVKPLDKYILAIQSAKRPTNVEEIQSFLGLVNYVGKWIPNLASLTEPLRQLVRLKLSKTTDLRKYWTSSQEQAFDTLKASLSNIQTLGYYNPADRTQIVADASPVGLGALLIQIDRNGPRIIAFGNKSLTDCEKRYCQTEKEALALVWAVEHFKTYLFGKEFEIISDHKPLETIFGPRSKPCARIERWVLRLQAYKYKVIYRPGKDNIADPISRLCQSISPKPFDNENYINAIVQYSRPTAVPLKEIEAVCATDEEIMALKSGIYENKWHESISAYKAFQTEICFQGNIALRGNKLIIPKELRDRVLEAAHQGHPGIVAMKTRLRTKVWWPKIDRDAENRVKACKGCTLVSAPNPPHPIKRRELPVEPWIDVAVDFLGPLPSNDYLLVLIDYYSRYKEIKIMRSITAVDTVSVLKEIFSRLGYPVTLTCDNGNQFTSETFKTFCKECNIVIYNTIPYWPQMNGEVERQNRDILKRLKISQVEKKNWKDDLLEYLIMYNSTPHTTTGKTPSELFFRRQFRDKIPTVADMECKILDSDVRDRDKEKKEKGREYTDTKRKAKDSNLEIGEKVYVKNLIRDNKLTPNFNPESHTVTDVSGGDVRVRNDVTGKEYRRNVVHLKKTETGEWAVINQNSSNAPHADQDQNED